Proteins encoded within one genomic window of Actinoplanes octamycinicus:
- a CDS encoding beta-N-acetylhexosaminidase — translation MGRTRIGLLLGVAALLLTGMTGSAGRRPPPSGTTLSSVIPAPAEVVPAPSAPFELTASTVITATGAARPVADRLAAALRPATGFPLPVRAAGSGGIDLRLNATADPWIGDEGYRLEVGDAGVALRANRPAGLFAGVQTVRQLLPPAIEAMSVRRERWTIPAGVIRDRPRYAYRGAMLDLARHFHPPADVKRFIDEISRFKINYLHLHLADDQGWRIEIDGWPRLTTVGGGPGTGVRGIGGGFLTQDDYRDLVRYAADRFVTIVPEIDMPGHVNAAQVAYPELTCDGVAPRPRIDIRVGYSSLCTGKEVTYRFAEDVIRQLAALTPGPYLHIGGDEAMSTAHPDYVAFEQRVLPLVARYGKTAYGWHEIAAAPAATGAVIQYWAVTRDRPEVAAAAAAGAKVVLSPADRAYLDMQYDLLTPGGLHWAGTIEVRTAYDWDPGSWARGVPASAVLGVEAPLWSETLRDYGEVEFQAFPRLAAIAELAWSPWSTHDWISFRDRLGAYGERWTRRGVHFYRSPQIRWS, via the coding sequence GTGGGACGGACCAGGATCGGGCTGCTGCTCGGGGTGGCGGCGCTGCTGCTGACCGGGATGACCGGGTCGGCGGGGCGCCGTCCGCCGCCGTCCGGGACGACGCTGAGCAGCGTGATCCCGGCGCCGGCGGAGGTCGTACCGGCGCCGTCCGCTCCTTTCGAGCTGACCGCGAGCACCGTGATCACCGCGACCGGAGCGGCCCGGCCGGTCGCGGACCGGCTCGCCGCGGCCCTGCGCCCGGCCACCGGCTTTCCGCTGCCGGTGCGGGCGGCCGGGAGCGGCGGCATCGACCTGCGGCTCAACGCCACGGCCGACCCCTGGATCGGTGACGAGGGCTATCGGCTGGAGGTCGGCGACGCGGGCGTGGCGCTGCGCGCCAATCGCCCGGCCGGGCTCTTCGCCGGTGTGCAGACGGTGCGGCAGCTGCTCCCTCCGGCGATCGAAGCGATGTCGGTACGCCGTGAGCGCTGGACCATCCCGGCCGGCGTGATCCGCGACCGCCCCCGGTACGCCTACCGTGGCGCGATGCTCGACCTGGCCCGGCACTTCCACCCGCCGGCCGACGTGAAGCGCTTCATCGACGAGATCAGCCGCTTCAAAATCAACTACCTGCATCTGCACCTCGCCGACGACCAGGGCTGGCGGATCGAGATCGACGGCTGGCCGCGGCTCACCACGGTCGGCGGCGGCCCGGGCACCGGGGTCCGCGGGATCGGCGGCGGATTCCTGACCCAGGACGACTACCGCGACCTGGTGCGGTACGCCGCCGACCGGTTCGTCACGATCGTCCCGGAGATCGACATGCCCGGGCACGTGAACGCGGCCCAGGTCGCCTACCCCGAGCTGACCTGCGACGGGGTGGCGCCGCGGCCGCGGATCGACATCCGGGTCGGCTACAGCTCGCTGTGCACCGGGAAGGAGGTCACCTACCGGTTCGCCGAGGACGTGATCCGGCAGCTGGCCGCCCTCACCCCGGGCCCCTACCTGCACATCGGCGGGGACGAGGCGATGTCCACCGCGCACCCCGACTACGTCGCGTTCGAGCAGCGGGTGCTGCCGCTGGTAGCCAGGTACGGCAAGACGGCGTACGGATGGCACGAGATCGCCGCCGCGCCCGCCGCGACCGGCGCGGTGATCCAGTACTGGGCGGTCACCCGGGACCGCCCCGAGGTGGCGGCGGCCGCCGCGGCCGGGGCGAAGGTGGTCCTGTCCCCGGCCGACCGGGCCTACCTCGACATGCAGTACGACCTGCTCACCCCGGGCGGCCTGCACTGGGCCGGGACGATCGAGGTGCGGACCGCCTACGACTGGGATCCGGGCAGCTGGGCGCGCGGCGTGCCGGCGAGCGCGGTGCTCGGCGTGGAGGCGCCGCTCTGGTCGGAGACGCTGCGTGACTACGGCGAGGTGGAGTTCCAGGCGTTCCCCCGGCTCGCCGCGATCGCCGAGCTGGCCTGGTCACCGTGGTCCACCCACGACTGGATCTCGTTCCGCGACCGGCTGGGCGCCTACGGCGAACGCTGGACCCGGCGCGGCGTGCACTTCTACCGCTCCCCCCAGATCCGCTGGTCCTGA
- a CDS encoding ABC transporter ATP-binding protein yields the protein MSENLLEVTGLQKHFPITKGLFKRQVGAVRAVDGIDLTVQAGETLGLVGESGCGKSTAGRLFTRILEPTGGKIVFEGEDISHKSVTQMRPLRRDVQMIFQDPYSSLNPRHTVGSIIAAPLQIQSIPTPQGVKKAVQDLLELVGLNPEHYNRYPHEFSGGQRQRIGIARALALRPKLIIADEPVSALDVSIQAQVVNLLEDLQSEFDLTYVFIAHDLSVVRHISDRVAVMYLGKVMEIAHRDDLYKNPRHPYTVALMSAVPVPDPVRRDRAQRNRVLLTGDVPSPINPPSGCRFRTRCWKAQDICATEEPPLVQRLDDPQTHLTACHFPVVEDEAVAGRKPAETPA from the coding sequence ATGAGCGAGAACCTGCTCGAGGTGACCGGGCTGCAGAAGCACTTCCCGATCACGAAGGGGTTGTTCAAGCGGCAGGTCGGCGCGGTCCGCGCGGTGGACGGCATCGACCTGACCGTGCAGGCCGGCGAGACGCTGGGCCTGGTCGGCGAGTCCGGTTGCGGCAAGTCGACGGCCGGGCGGCTCTTCACCCGGATCCTGGAGCCGACCGGTGGCAAGATCGTCTTCGAGGGTGAGGACATCAGCCACAAGTCGGTGACCCAGATGCGGCCGCTGCGCCGCGACGTCCAGATGATCTTCCAGGACCCGTACTCGTCGCTGAACCCGCGGCACACGGTCGGCTCGATCATCGCGGCGCCGCTGCAGATCCAGAGCATCCCGACCCCGCAGGGGGTCAAGAAAGCCGTGCAGGACCTGCTGGAGCTGGTCGGCCTCAACCCGGAGCACTACAACCGGTACCCGCACGAGTTCTCCGGCGGCCAGCGGCAGCGCATCGGCATCGCCCGGGCGCTCGCCCTCCGGCCGAAACTGATCATCGCCGACGAGCCGGTCTCCGCGCTCGACGTGTCGATCCAGGCGCAGGTGGTCAACCTGCTGGAGGACCTGCAGTCCGAGTTCGACCTGACCTACGTGTTCATCGCGCACGACCTGTCGGTGGTCCGGCACATCTCCGACCGGGTCGCCGTGATGTACCTGGGCAAGGTCATGGAGATCGCGCACCGCGACGACCTCTACAAGAACCCGCGGCACCCGTACACGGTCGCCCTGATGTCCGCGGTCCCGGTGCCGGACCCGGTCCGCCGTGACCGCGCCCAGCGCAACCGGGTGCTGCTCACCGGCGACGTGCCGAGCCCGATCAACCCGCCGTCCGGCTGCCGGTTCCGCACCCGCTGCTGGAAGGCGCAGGACATCTGCGCGACCGAGGAGCCGCCGCTGGTGCAGCGGCTCGACGACCCGCAGACGCACCTGACCGCCTGCCACTTCCCGGTGGTCGAGGACGAGGCGGTGGCCGGCCGCAAACCGGCCGAGACCCCGGCCTGA
- a CDS encoding ABC transporter ATP-binding protein produces the protein MSRPFLEVKDLTVRFETDDGIVQAVTESNFSLEAGKTLGIVGESGSGKSVTSLALLGLHRTRSNAKVSGQIWLDDQELVTATNEDVRALRGGKMSMIFQDPLSAMHPYFTVGAQIVEAYRVHHPGVNKKVARERAIDMLARVGIPQPARRFEDYAHQFSGGMRQRAMIAMALVNDPKLLIADEPTTALDVTVQAQILDLIRDLQEEFGSAVIMITHDLGVVAELADDVLVMYGGKIIERGPTIDLFQRPQHPYTWGLLGSMPRLDRDVRDRLTPVKGSPPSLINLPDGCAFHPRCPYAGRNGNRSFTETPVLTGGAHAVACHLPAEERTRLFKEEVAPNL, from the coding sequence ATGTCACGCCCATTCCTCGAGGTCAAAGACCTCACCGTCCGTTTCGAGACGGACGACGGCATCGTCCAGGCGGTCACCGAGTCGAACTTCTCGCTGGAGGCCGGCAAGACGCTCGGCATCGTCGGCGAGTCCGGTTCCGGCAAGAGCGTCACCTCGCTGGCCCTGCTCGGCCTGCACCGCACCCGCAGCAACGCCAAGGTCAGCGGCCAGATCTGGCTCGACGACCAGGAGCTGGTCACCGCCACCAACGAGGACGTGCGGGCGCTGCGCGGCGGCAAGATGTCGATGATCTTCCAGGACCCGCTGAGCGCGATGCACCCGTACTTCACGGTCGGGGCGCAGATCGTCGAGGCGTACCGGGTGCACCACCCCGGGGTGAACAAGAAGGTGGCCCGCGAGCGCGCCATCGACATGCTGGCCCGGGTCGGCATCCCGCAGCCGGCGCGCCGCTTCGAGGACTACGCCCACCAGTTCTCCGGGGGTATGCGGCAGCGCGCGATGATCGCGATGGCGCTGGTCAACGACCCGAAGCTGCTGATCGCCGACGAGCCCACCACGGCCCTGGACGTGACCGTCCAGGCGCAGATCCTGGACCTGATCCGGGACCTGCAGGAGGAGTTCGGCTCGGCGGTCATCATGATCACCCACGACCTGGGCGTGGTGGCCGAGCTGGCCGACGACGTCCTGGTGATGTACGGCGGGAAGATCATCGAGCGCGGTCCGACGATCGACCTGTTCCAGCGGCCGCAGCACCCGTACACCTGGGGTCTGCTCGGCTCGATGCCGCGCCTGGACCGGGACGTCCGGGACCGGCTCACCCCGGTCAAGGGCTCGCCGCCCAGCCTGATCAACCTGCCCGACGGCTGCGCCTTCCACCCGCGCTGCCCGTACGCGGGCCGCAACGGCAACCGGTCGTTCACCGAGACGCCGGTGCTGACGGGCGGGGCGCACGCGGTCGCCTGCCACCTGCCTGCCGAGGAACGCACCAGGTTGTTCAAGGAAGAAGTGGCACCCAACCTCTGA
- a CDS encoding ABC transporter permease — protein MLAYLIRRLINAVITLLVVTFVTFGVFFMVPKITGSDPALLYIGKTADAASIEGIRTKMGLDDPILVQYGKFLKGIVAGRDYVTGSEVTHCPAPCLGYSFKTEQEVTPLLMSDLPVTLSLALGAAVLWLIGGISTGVISALRRGSVVDRAAMTVALAGVSLPVYFTGLLATSVFVYTLGWLPQGQYVPFTESPSDWFVQMLLPWITLAFLFAATYARLTRANMLETLGEDYIRTARAKGLPERSVIGKHGLRSGLTPIVTIFGLDLGALLGGAVLTEAVFNLRGLGYQALQAIRGNDLPVILGVTLIAAFFIVFANLIVDLVYGIIDPRVRLG, from the coding sequence GTGCTGGCATACCTCATCCGGCGGCTGATCAACGCCGTCATCACGCTGCTCGTGGTCACGTTCGTGACCTTCGGCGTCTTCTTCATGGTGCCGAAGATCACCGGCAGCGATCCGGCGTTGCTCTACATCGGCAAGACCGCCGACGCCGCGTCGATCGAGGGCATCCGTACCAAGATGGGTCTCGACGACCCGATCCTGGTGCAGTACGGCAAGTTCCTCAAAGGCATCGTGGCTGGCCGTGACTACGTCACCGGCAGCGAGGTCACGCACTGCCCGGCCCCGTGCCTCGGTTACTCGTTCAAGACCGAGCAGGAGGTGACCCCGCTGCTGATGAGCGACCTGCCGGTGACCCTGTCGCTGGCGCTCGGCGCCGCGGTCCTCTGGCTCATCGGCGGGATCAGCACCGGCGTCATCTCGGCGCTCCGAAGAGGCAGCGTGGTCGACCGGGCGGCGATGACAGTCGCCCTGGCCGGCGTCTCGCTACCGGTCTACTTCACCGGTCTGCTCGCCACCTCGGTGTTCGTCTACACCCTGGGCTGGCTGCCACAGGGCCAATATGTGCCGTTCACCGAGAGTCCCAGCGACTGGTTCGTGCAGATGCTGCTGCCCTGGATCACGCTGGCGTTCCTCTTCGCGGCCACCTACGCCCGGCTCACCCGGGCGAACATGCTCGAGACCCTCGGCGAGGACTACATCCGCACGGCCCGGGCGAAGGGCCTGCCGGAGCGGTCCGTCATCGGCAAGCACGGCCTGCGGTCCGGCCTGACCCCGATCGTCACGATCTTCGGTCTGGACCTGGGCGCGCTGCTCGGCGGTGCGGTGCTCACCGAGGCCGTCTTCAACCTGCGCGGCCTGGGCTACCAGGCGCTCCAGGCGATCCGCGGCAACGACCTGCCGGTCATCCTGGGCGTCACACTGATCGCCGCGTTCTTCATCGTCTTCGCCAACCTGATCGTGGACCTGGTCTACGGCATCATCGACCCGCGCGTGCGGCTGGGCTGA
- a CDS encoding ABC transporter substrate-binding protein, whose translation MSRKTRAIAAAGVALALGLTTAACGGSKDDNKSGGGSTGGKSAYNAAITDVVNPSTTKGGTLNLWSAQDADFWDPARAYYAFVWNLNRLYTRKLVDYAASPGKAGLELQPDLAQAMPEISADKKTYTFKLRSGIKFDDGSPITSKDIKYGIERVWASDVISGGPVYLPGILDPKGEYKGPYKDTDPNKLGLKSVQTPDDSTIVFTLAKPTSDFIYLLAMPGSGPVPQKRDKGAQYTTAPASSGPYMFKEGSIQPGKGATWVRNPNWDPATDPIRKALPDQINFTVTTNAEDMDNRLMAGTVDLDAGQTGVQATARTKILQDPTLKANADTPTTGFLRYAGLATSVAPLDNIECRKAVIYAADPTSLQTARGGPIAGGDIGTSMLPPNIAGSDAKYDPFNRLQGKPQVEEATKALAACGKPNGFDVTIAVRNNKPAEVKTAEALQAALKAAKINAKIEQYDGAQQASITGAPDNVKAKGYGIIIGGWGADYPTGAGYMQPLADSRFIPKNGNYNLSEIKDPAIDGLFDQAAGETDPAKAAELYNQINHKIMEGAYYLPFVVDKALNYRNPRLTNAYVHEAFGMIDFQALGVSDGK comes from the coding sequence GTGTCCAGGAAGACTAGGGCGATCGCGGCCGCCGGCGTCGCGCTCGCGCTCGGCCTGACGACCGCCGCGTGCGGCGGTTCGAAGGATGACAACAAGAGCGGTGGCGGTTCCACCGGCGGCAAGTCCGCCTACAACGCCGCGATCACCGACGTGGTGAACCCGTCCACCACCAAGGGCGGCACGCTGAACCTGTGGAGCGCGCAGGACGCCGACTTCTGGGACCCGGCCCGCGCCTACTACGCGTTCGTGTGGAACCTGAACCGGCTCTACACCCGCAAGCTGGTCGACTACGCCGCTTCGCCGGGCAAGGCCGGCCTCGAGCTGCAGCCCGACCTCGCGCAGGCGATGCCGGAGATCAGCGCGGACAAGAAGACCTACACCTTCAAGCTGCGCAGCGGCATCAAGTTCGACGACGGTTCCCCGATCACGTCGAAGGACATCAAGTACGGCATCGAGCGGGTCTGGGCCTCGGACGTCATCTCCGGCGGCCCGGTCTACCTGCCCGGCATCCTCGACCCCAAGGGCGAGTACAAGGGCCCGTACAAGGACACCGACCCGAACAAGCTGGGTCTGAAGTCGGTCCAGACGCCGGACGACTCGACGATCGTCTTCACCCTGGCGAAGCCGACCTCCGACTTCATCTACCTGCTCGCCATGCCGGGTTCCGGCCCGGTGCCGCAGAAGCGGGACAAGGGCGCGCAGTACACCACGGCGCCGGCCTCCTCCGGCCCGTACATGTTCAAGGAAGGCAGCATCCAGCCCGGTAAGGGCGCGACCTGGGTGCGCAACCCGAACTGGGACCCGGCGACCGACCCGATCCGCAAGGCGCTGCCGGACCAGATCAACTTCACGGTCACCACGAACGCCGAGGACATGGACAACCGGCTGATGGCCGGCACCGTCGACCTCGACGCCGGCCAGACCGGTGTGCAGGCGACCGCGCGTACCAAGATCCTCCAGGACCCGACCCTGAAGGCGAACGCGGACACCCCGACCACCGGCTTCCTCCGGTACGCGGGCCTGGCCACCTCGGTGGCCCCGCTGGACAACATCGAGTGCCGCAAGGCGGTCATCTACGCCGCCGACCCGACCTCGCTGCAGACCGCGCGTGGCGGCCCGATCGCGGGTGGCGACATCGGCACCAGCATGCTGCCGCCGAACATCGCCGGCTCGGACGCCAAGTACGACCCGTTCAACCGCCTCCAGGGCAAGCCGCAGGTCGAGGAGGCCACCAAGGCCCTCGCCGCGTGTGGCAAGCCGAACGGCTTCGACGTGACCATCGCGGTGCGTAACAACAAGCCGGCCGAGGTCAAGACCGCCGAGGCGCTGCAGGCCGCCCTCAAGGCCGCCAAGATCAACGCCAAGATCGAGCAGTACGACGGTGCCCAGCAGGCCTCCATCACCGGTGCTCCGGACAACGTGAAGGCCAAGGGCTACGGCATCATCATCGGCGGTTGGGGCGCGGACTACCCGACCGGTGCCGGCTACATGCAGCCGCTGGCGGACAGCCGCTTCATCCCGAAGAACGGCAACTACAACCTGTCCGAGATCAAGGACCCGGCGATCGACGGCCTGTTCGACCAGGCTGCTGGTGAGACCGACCCGGCGAAGGCCGCGGAGCTCTACAACCAGATCAACCACAAGATCATGGAGGGCGCGTACTACCTGCCGTTCGTGGTCGACAAGGCGCTCAACTACCGCAACCCGCGGCTCACGAACGCCTACGTGCACGAGGCCTTCGGCATGATCGACTTCCAGGCCCTCGGCGTCAGCGACGGCAAGTAA
- a CDS encoding ABC transporter permease, whose amino-acid sequence MSLGPEAPISDEMQAPTADAAEVRGPAEKAIAGRSLKQIAWRRLKRDKVAMGGGFVVLFLIVVAILAPVLTKLFGYPIDEFHQDQIDATFGTPIKPFGGISSDFILGVEPTSGRDVFSRIVYGAQTSLTVAFLSAFVSTVLGVLFGTAAGFFGGWVDAFISRVMDFLLAFPQLLFSIALVSVLPDSIFGMNSRVSAMLILIGIIGFFGWPYIGRIVRGQTLSLREREFVEAARSIGARSPRILFREMLPNLAAPILVYATLIIPTNILTEAALSFLGVGIPPPNPSWGGMLSDAVATYSISPMYMIIPGTAIFITVLAFNLFGDGLRDALDPKAR is encoded by the coding sequence ATGTCGCTTGGCCCAGAAGCGCCCATCTCCGACGAGATGCAGGCGCCGACAGCCGACGCGGCTGAGGTGCGAGGCCCCGCCGAGAAGGCGATCGCGGGCCGGTCGCTGAAGCAGATCGCGTGGCGCCGCCTGAAGCGGGACAAGGTGGCGATGGGCGGCGGCTTCGTCGTCCTCTTCCTGATCGTCGTGGCGATCCTCGCGCCCGTGCTGACGAAGCTTTTCGGTTATCCGATCGACGAGTTCCACCAGGACCAGATCGACGCCACCTTCGGCACCCCGATCAAGCCGTTCGGTGGGATCAGCTCCGACTTCATCCTGGGTGTGGAGCCGACCAGCGGCCGGGACGTGTTCAGCCGGATCGTCTACGGCGCGCAGACCTCGCTGACCGTTGCGTTCCTCTCCGCCTTCGTCTCCACCGTGCTCGGCGTCCTGTTCGGCACCGCGGCCGGCTTCTTCGGCGGCTGGGTCGACGCGTTCATCAGCCGGGTGATGGACTTCCTGCTCGCCTTCCCGCAGCTGCTGTTCTCGATCGCGCTGGTCTCGGTGCTGCCCGACTCGATCTTCGGGATGAACAGCCGGGTGTCGGCGATGCTCATCCTGATCGGCATCATCGGGTTCTTCGGCTGGCCGTACATCGGCCGGATCGTCCGCGGTCAGACGCTCTCGCTGCGTGAGCGCGAGTTCGTCGAGGCGGCGCGCAGCATCGGCGCGCGCTCGCCGCGGATCCTGTTCCGGGAGATGCTGCCGAACCTGGCCGCCCCGATCCTGGTCTACGCCACTTTGATCATCCCGACGAACATCCTCACCGAGGCGGCGCTCAGCTTCCTCGGCGTCGGTATTCCGCCACCCAACCCGTCCTGGGGCGGCATGTTGTCGGACGCGGTGGCCACCTATTCCATCAGTCCGATGTACATGATCATCCCGGGTACCGCGATCTTCATCACGGTGCTGGCCTTCAACCTCTTCGGTGATGGCCTGCGTGACGCGCTCGATCCGAAGGCCCGCTGA
- the recR gene encoding recombination mediator RecR, giving the protein MYEGAIQDLIDELGRLPGVGPKSAQRIAFHVLSADPADVNRLATALRKVKELVRFCTTCFNVAESEQCRVCRDPRRTNEVLCVVEEPKDVVAIERTGEFRGRYHVLGGAINPLEGIGPDNLKIRELLMRLGTGEVKELILATDPNTEGEATATYLALLVKPMGIAVTRLASGLPVGGDLEYADEITLGRAFEGRRAI; this is encoded by the coding sequence GTGTACGAAGGTGCCATCCAGGACCTGATCGATGAGCTGGGCCGGCTGCCGGGCGTGGGCCCGAAGTCGGCGCAGCGCATCGCCTTCCACGTCCTGTCCGCCGATCCGGCCGACGTGAACCGGCTGGCCACGGCGCTGCGCAAGGTGAAGGAACTGGTCCGGTTCTGCACCACCTGTTTCAACGTGGCCGAGTCGGAGCAGTGCCGCGTCTGCCGCGACCCGCGCCGCACCAACGAGGTGCTGTGCGTGGTCGAGGAGCCGAAGGATGTCGTCGCGATCGAGCGTACCGGCGAGTTCCGCGGCCGGTACCACGTTCTCGGCGGGGCGATCAATCCGCTGGAGGGGATCGGGCCGGACAACCTCAAGATCCGCGAGTTGCTGATGCGGCTGGGCACCGGTGAGGTCAAGGAGCTGATCCTGGCGACCGACCCGAACACCGAGGGCGAGGCGACCGCGACCTATCTGGCGCTGCTGGTGAAACCGATGGGGATCGCGGTGACCCGGCTGGCCAGCGGTCTGCCGGTCGGCGGTGACCTGGAGTACGCGGACGAGATCACGCTGGGTAGGGCGTTCGAGGGTCGCCGCGCGATCTGA
- a CDS encoding YbaB/EbfC family nucleoid-associated protein, whose protein sequence is MQQLMKQAQKMQQQVAQAQAELAEAELTGTAGGGLVTVTVTGLGEFKAVKIDPKAVDADDVETLEDLVLAAIHNAAEAQRELAEQKMGPATGGLSLPGF, encoded by the coding sequence ATGCAGCAACTCATGAAGCAGGCGCAGAAGATGCAGCAGCAGGTCGCGCAGGCGCAGGCCGAGCTGGCCGAGGCCGAGCTGACCGGGACGGCCGGGGGTGGGCTGGTGACCGTGACGGTGACCGGGCTGGGCGAGTTCAAGGCGGTGAAGATCGACCCGAAGGCGGTGGACGCCGACGACGTCGAGACGCTGGAGGACCTGGTGCTCGCCGCGATCCACAACGCCGCCGAGGCGCAGCGGGAGCTGGCCGAGCAGAAGATGGGACCGGCCACCGGCGGCCTCTCCCTGCCGGGGTTCTGA